The Edaphobacter sp. 12200R-103 genome contains a region encoding:
- a CDS encoding integrase arm-type DNA-binding domain-containing protein: MTLGDYPVVSLLQAREQQFVTRKKLTTGIDPMAEWKAIAKVRQKEIQDQRRQFERSFEKIAHEWWAWWSVASRRSMQPR, encoded by the coding sequence ATGACTTTGGGCGACTATCCTGTGGTGAGCCTTCTCCAGGCCCGTGAGCAGCAGTTTGTGACTCGCAAAAAGTTGACTACCGGTATTGATCCTATGGCGGAGTGGAAGGCCATTGCCAAGGTGCGTCAAAAAGAAATCCAAGACCAGCGTCGCCAATTTGAGCGGAGTTTCGAGAAGATTGCCCATGAATGGTGGGCCTGGTGGTCGGTCGCAAGTCGGCGAAGCATGCAGCCCAGGTGA
- a CDS encoding ATPase, T2SS/T4P/T4SS family codes for MSSLQKPNSTRIKVRLVLLILLKAALRHRPDRIIVGEIRGGEARVSLTL; via the coding sequence ATGTCATCTCTGCAGAAGCCCAACTCAACACGCATAAAAGTCAGATTGGTTTTGCTGATTCTGCTCAAAGCCGCACTCCGTCACCGTCCGGACAGGATTATTGTTGGCGAGATTCGGGGAGGGGAAGCGCGTGTCTCCTTGACGCTTTGA
- a CDS encoding rubrerythrin family protein has protein sequence MKIKFVFATLIVAVTFLTVELINAEMEKKMNEQTIKNLSTAMHGEAFAYAKYLLFAEHARQNGNTKVADLFESTAKTERFEHFSEEAQLAGLVGSDSDNLKDAIEGESYETETMYREFAQQAKQAGDLEAAKRFEEIRLDEAKHRDAFNAVLNELKK, from the coding sequence ATGAAAATCAAATTTGTTTTTGCCACATTGATAGTTGCGGTGACGTTCCTGACAGTGGAGCTCATCAACGCGGAAATGGAGAAGAAGATGAACGAGCAGACAATAAAAAATCTGTCGACTGCCATGCACGGCGAGGCCTTCGCGTATGCAAAATACCTGCTGTTTGCAGAGCATGCCCGCCAGAATGGAAACACCAAAGTTGCCGATCTCTTTGAGAGTACGGCCAAGACGGAGCGATTCGAGCACTTCTCCGAAGAAGCGCAGCTTGCTGGATTAGTAGGCTCGGATTCCGACAATCTCAAAGATGCCATTGAGGGGGAATCATACGAAACAGAAACGATGTACCGGGAATTTGCCCAGCAAGCGAAACAAGCCGGGGATCTCGAAGCTGCCAAACGTTTTGAAGAAATCCGGCTGGATGAGGCAAAGCATCGAGATGCATTCAATGCCGTACTTAATGAGTTGAAAAAATAG